A genomic stretch from Lathyrus oleraceus cultivar Zhongwan6 chromosome 2, CAAS_Psat_ZW6_1.0, whole genome shotgun sequence includes:
- the LOC127123352 gene encoding uncharacterized protein LOC127123352: MLFCTINDFPTYGNLSGYNVKGHKVRPICEVDTYNYQLQNGKKIVYLWYRKFLRPNHPYRRLRKAFNVEWEFDIAPKPLTGNEVYGKQQYIKVVFGKKQKSLWRKIFGKKRSIFFYLPYWSSLDVRHCLYVMYVEKNACDRMIGTLTNIKGKTKDTKKSREDMVVMDIRQELTLKEVGNITYLPLACHTLSKKEKKRNVRVTITRLCLFFNAICSKVIDPRNLDDLEHEAAFILCQLKMFFPQSFFDIMVQLVVHLVREIRICGSVYLRWMYSVESYMKIFEGYTKNHHRPEASNVERYITKEDIVFCINYLSKACFIGIPESRHDGFYDGRVFKESGASDICKGLLIEHNKTFINWFNESIYKDSSASDLCKWLSRGSKFNVITWSAYDISKSSSNTRGQLFFKYNVSDCKIGKMYNVSVLGICKIWFYI; this comes from the exons ATGTTGTTTTGCACAATCAATGACTTTCCCACATACGGTAATTTGTCTGGATACAACGTCAAGGGACATAAAGTGCGTCCTATATGTGAAGTTGATACATATAACTACCAATTACAAAATGGAAAAAAGATAGTTTATCTATGGTATCGAAAATTTCTAAGACCTAATCATCCATATCGTAGATTGCGGAAGGCTTTTAATGTAGAGTGGGAGTTTGATATCGCTCCAAAGCCCTTAACTGGGAATGAAGTTTATGGAAAACAACAATACATAAAGGTTGTGTTTGGAAAGAAACAAAAAAGTCTAtggagaaaaatatttggaaaaaagAGGTCAATATTCTTTTATCTTCCATACTGGTCTAGTCTTGATGTAAGACATTGTCTTTATGTGATGTACGTGGAGAAAAATGCATGTGATAGGATGATTGGAACACTTACTAACATTAAAGGCAAGACAAAAGATACTAAGAAATCCCGCGAAGATATGGTTGTGATGGATATACGACAAGAGTTAACCCTAAAAGAAGTAGGAAATATAACCTATTTGCCCCTAGCATGTCACACTCtttctaaaaaagaaaaaaaaa GAAATGTAAGGGTAACTATAACGAGATTGTGCTTATTCTTCAATGCTATATGTAGTAAAGTTATTGATCCTAGAAATTTAGATGACTTGGAACACGAAGCTGCATTTATCTTGTGCCAATTAAAGATGTTTTTCCCTCAATCATTCTTTGACATTATGGTTCAATTAGTTGTTCATCTAGTAAGGGAGATTAGAATTTGTGGTTCAGTTTATTTACGGTGGATGTATTCGGTAGAGAGTTacatgaagatttttgaagggTATACAAAGAATCATCACCGTCCGGAAGCTTCGAACGTAGAAAGGTACATCACAAAAGAAGATATTGTATTTTGTATAAACTATTTGTCAAAAGCTTGCTTTATAGGAATTCCCGAGTCTCGTCATGATGGATTTTATGATGGTAGAG TATTTAAAGAGAGTGGTGCATCGGATATTTGCAAAGGATTGTTGATAGAGCATAACAAAACTTTCATAAATTGGTTTAATGAAAGTATTTATAAAGATAGTAGTGCATCGGATCTTTGCAAATGGTTGTCACGTGGGTCTAAGTTTAATGTAATTACTTGGAGTGCATACGACATT